CCATACCTCGATTGTTTTAAAATATATGAAGCTACCTCAGCTTTTCCTGAATACCAGTAATTGCTAAACTGTTCATTTTCATACGGTTTCTCTGCGTGCTCTAATGTAACAGAATCCGTAGACTGACTGCAGCTAAGCCCTGATGAAAGCACGGTGAGACTTATTATGTATAATACGATTTTCATGATCTAAGTGTTTTTTCAGAGCAGAAATATGCACTATAAAGGTCATTATAAAATAAGTTTACAGGAAGTCGTATCCTTTACATTTTTATAAATTTCTATATTTACCGTTTCTAATAAAAACATATGTCTCAGCAAAAAATAAAAAAGGACATTGGCTCAAGAAGGTTTTTATATCTTGCCATACTGGCTGTTTCCTTCATTGTGGCTTATGTCTATACCTTCGATTCTAAACTTGCTCTATTGGGTGATAATGCCAACTACTACATATTAGGCAAGTCGCTGTCGTTGGGCAAGGGCTATACCGATATTAACTATGTTAAACAAACATCAAATAACCATTATCCTCCGGGTTACCCTGCTATTATAAGTGTCGTGTTATTATTTACAAAAGCCATCACCCCTTTAAAAATACTTAACGGTATATTTTTTATGATGGGTGTTTGGGTTCTCTACAAGTTAGTAAATAAGATCACGGACAATGAGGTTTTTGCCTTCATTGTAACCTTTTTGACACTCATCAATTCCCATCTGCTTTGGTATTCATCTGTTATGATGTCTGAAATACCATTTTTCTTTTTTAGCATTCTGTCGCTTTGGGCATTTATGAAAATAGATTATGAGAAAAGATCGTGGAGAAATCCTTATTTGATTTTATGTATTACAACACTAATCATATCTTATTATATACGTTCACTGGGCGTTGCCCTACTGGGGGGCTATTTTTTATTTTTTATTTTTCATAAAAGGTGGAAATCTATCTTGGTATTCTCTATTTCCTTTGCGGCAGGAGTTTTGCCATGGTTTATTCGTAGTCAAAAGTTAGGTGGGGGCTCTTATATGAGACAGCTTGGCATGATTAATCCCTATCAGCCTGCATTAGGGCAGGCAGATTTTGGTGATTTTGTTAATAGGTTCTTTAATAATTTTTCAAGGTATGTTACCTTGGAAATCCCGAGCGCCATTTTTCCCTTAAAACAGGTACAGTATGGGGGATCATATAATAGTTCAGAGTGGTTTTTAGGCTTGTTTATAGTTGTTTTGTTCTTTTACGGAGTTTTCATGCTGCCAAAGTTTCGCTGGTTGATTCTCGGGTACATCTTAGGTACGTTAGCCATCTTAATGATATGGCCTGATGTGTGGATCGGGGTGAGGTTTATTGTGCCGGTAGTTCCATTATTTATTCTCGGATTCATGTATGGGTTGTACAACATTATGTTGCAATTCCGTAAATGGCTTTCGCTAAAAAAAATGGTGTCGCCTTACTGGTTATTACTTTTGGCAGTGCTTTATGTGAAACCCCTTAAAGCCATTCATGATCAGGCAAAAACCCCTTATTCCACGGCGTGGCGCAACTATTTTGAAGTAGCAAAATGGGCAGATAGAAATCTGGAGGAAAATGTGTTGATAAGCTGT
This region of Fulvivirga ulvae genomic DNA includes:
- a CDS encoding ArnT family glycosyltransferase — its product is MSQQKIKKDIGSRRFLYLAILAVSFIVAYVYTFDSKLALLGDNANYYILGKSLSLGKGYTDINYVKQTSNNHYPPGYPAIISVVLLFTKAITPLKILNGIFFMMGVWVLYKLVNKITDNEVFAFIVTFLTLINSHLLWYSSVMMSEIPFFFFSILSLWAFMKIDYEKRSWRNPYLILCITTLIISYYIRSLGVALLGGYFLFFIFHKRWKSILVFSISFAAGVLPWFIRSQKLGGGSYMRQLGMINPYQPALGQADFGDFVNRFFNNFSRYVTLEIPSAIFPLKQVQYGGSYNSSEWFLGLFIVVLFFYGVFMLPKFRWLILGYILGTLAILMIWPDVWIGVRFIVPVVPLFILGFMYGLYNIMLQFRKWLSLKKMVSPYWLLLLAVLYVKPLKAIHDQAKTPYSTAWRNYFEVAKWADRNLEENVLISCGKPSLFYLYADTYTRRFKFAQDPKEQLKDLEKYKVDYIVIDQVYGNTIRYLLPVVRQYPERFEQVYHLKNPDTFLLKFKR